In Bacteroidota bacterium, the genomic window GCTGGCCGGCTGTTCGCAGTCGCTCCTCAAACAGGGCGTATCCGCGAGTGAGCAGGGAGAATATACTCGCGCCGTTTCGCTCTTCTACCAGGAAATCTCGGCCAACCCGCAGAGTGTCGAGGCCTGGACCGGTCTCGGGAAAGCCTTCTTCGAACTGGGGAACTTTGAGAAGTCCGAGGACGCCCTGCACCAGGCCAACAACATTCGTCCCGATGCCCAGGCTACCCTCTATCTGGGCATGATCTTCGAAAAACGGGGCGATACCGACAAGGCCATGGAAGCCTACACCCAGTCGCTTTCGCTTGATCCCGGCGGCAAAACCCGGAACCTGATTCGGGCCCACCTCGATTACCTGGTCGGCCAGAACATCCATAAGGAAGTCAAGAACGCGCTGGCCAACGAAGAGAAGATCGACGTCGATTCGATCCCGGCCAATACCGTCGCCGTGGCCGATTTCGACGCCAGTAAACTCAGTCCCGAAATGGCGCCTATCGCGCGCGGCCTGGCCGAATTCACGGCTATCGATCTCGCCAAGGTCAAACAACTCCGCGTGGTTGACCGACTCAAGATCGATGTCATCCAGCAGGAACTGGCGCTCAGCGCATCCGGCATGGTCGATCCGTCCTCCGCGCCGAGAGTCGGCAAACTGCTCGGGAGCCGGCATCTCGTCACCGCTACCGTACTGGGCCTTGGCAACGATGATGTTCGGCTCGATGGTGTGGTCGTCAACACCGCCGACAGCAGCGCCAACCGCACCGAGACCTCGGAAGGACAACTGCAAAAAGTATTCGCGCTGCAGAAAGACTTCGTATTCCGGGTGATCGACGATCTCGGCATCACCCTTACGGCTGAGGAGCGCGATGCGATCAAACAGGTCCCGACCGAATCATTCCTCGCTTTTCTCGCCTACTCGCGCGGCCTCGAGGCGCAGTCGGAAGGACGGATGAACGACGCCGAAGCGGCCTACAATCAGGCCACCGCCGCCGATC contains:
- a CDS encoding tetratricopeptide repeat protein, with the translated sequence MKRIPVLLAAAALLLAGCSQSLLKQGVSASEQGEYTRAVSLFYQEISANPQSVEAWTGLGKAFFELGNFEKSEDALHQANNIRPDAQATLYLGMIFEKRGDTDKAMEAYTQSLSLDPGGKTRNLIRAHLDYLVGQNIHKEVKNALANEEKIDVDSIPANTVAVADFDASKLSPEMAPIARGLAEFTAIDLAKVKQLRVVDRLKIDVIQQELALSASGMVDPSSAPRVGKLLGSRHLVTATVLGLGNDDVRLDGVVVNTADSSANRTETSEGQLQKVFALQKDFVFRVIDDLGITLTAEERDAIKQVPTESFLAFLAYSRGLEAQSEGRMNDAEAAYNQATAAD